In Anas acuta chromosome 21, bAnaAcu1.1, whole genome shotgun sequence, one genomic interval encodes:
- the ID3 gene encoding DNA-binding protein inhibitor ID-3 codes for MKAISPVRSVRSCYEAVCCLSEQSLAIARGSSNKSPALEEPMSLLYDMNDCYSKLRELVPGIPQGTKVSQVEILQHVIDYIFDLQIVLEEEAKGRDPSSEATLLSLKAAELASELCSKDESALCH; via the exons aTGAAAGCCATCAGCCCCGTGAGGTCCGTCAGGAGCTGCTACGAGGCCGTGTGCTGCCTGTCGGAGCAGAGCTTGGCCATCGCCCGTGGCAGCAGCAACAAGAGCCCGGCGCTGGAGGAACCCATGAGCCTCCTGTACGACATGAACGACTGCTACTCcaagctgagggagctggtgccGGGCATCCCGCAGGGCACCAAGGTGAGCCAGGTGGAGATCCTCCAGCACGTCATCGACTACATCTTCGACCTGCAGATcgtgctggaggaggaggccaaGGGCCGCGACCCGTCCTCGGAGGCCACCCTGCTGTCCCTCAAG GCGGCCGAGCTGGCCTCCGAGCTCTGCTCCAAAGACGAGAGCGCCCTGTGCCACTAA